Part of the Nymphaea colorata isolate Beijing-Zhang1983 unplaced genomic scaffold, ASM883128v2 scaffold0134, whole genome shotgun sequence genome is shown below.
ACCGTCAAGGACAATAGAGGATGTTCCTTCGATCCTTTATTTTGTTCTAACTACGAATCTGGCAACTTATTTGCAGCCGTCAGAGTAAAATCTCTCTCATTTAGAAACATCCATTTTAGTATGATCTCATTCTGCAAAACGATGTCAACAGCTGTGACTCAGTGGGATGGTTTAACTTTTCAGTTGAGTTTTTGCAGCCAGGATATTATAGCTTTCGGATTGTTAATTTGGTAAAATTGCCATAATTTAGACTGTTGACATGTCCAAAAGCTTTTAGAAGGGAATGAAAATTGCCTATTGCTTTCTCAATCCTATGCTAGGAAAACCTTCCAGGAAGAGTGGAGAGGGATGGAGTCTCTgtggagaaaacataaaattcatgaaaagtaCAGTAGAGAGGTAGAATAAGAAAGGAGAGTGCTATTACTAGCTTTATTTTTAGTTCAAGTGCAAGAACAAGCACGATATCATCATGTTCGCGCTTGATGTGCCCTATTCTTCCATCGATGCTGAGATCTTCTTCAATAAAGTCCTCTTCAAAAAGATAAAAGCCATGCTCAAAGTGGAAAAGAATGAATACGGTAAGACGATTTCTGGTTCTCCCTTAGTCGCGTACCATATAACTCGCAAGAAATTGCGAGGAGACTCGATCCAGGTGACTCCTTTGCCTTCTGAAACGTTGATTGGCAAAGAAAAGCGGAGATCAATTAATTTATTGCCAATCAACCGTACAATCAATAATGATAGCCACCATCGCAGTATCATTGTGCTTGGCAGGACTGGAGCTTCCGATGTAAGTGGATCTTTTATCGTTGAAGGAATGGTCG
Proteins encoded:
- the LOC116268141 gene encoding uncharacterized protein LOC116268141 encodes the protein MFALDVPYSSIDAEIFFNKVLFKKIKAMLKVEKNEYGKTISGSPLVAYHITRKKLRGDSIQVTPLPSETLIGKEKRRSINLLPINRTINNDSHHRSIIVLGRTGASDVSGSFIVEGMVDYLMDNVEFESMKRVFDFYFVPVANIDGVRYGNTLTNLTGSNLNNNWKTPNRYYQAEIFSLKEYLQEINKEAPISLIINLTA